Proteins encoded in a region of the Phacochoerus africanus isolate WHEZ1 chromosome 8, ROS_Pafr_v1, whole genome shotgun sequence genome:
- the TMEM234 gene encoding transmembrane protein 234 isoform X3, translated as MQPRTWDPGSISPASRGQVLALVLVAALWGGTQPLLKRASSRLQQVHERTWVQQLLQEMKTLFLNTEYLMPFFLNQCGSLLYYLTLASTDLTLAVPISNSLAIVFTLIVGKALGEDIGGKRAFTGMVLTAAGITLCITSSVNKTQGQSSTL; from the exons ATGCAACCCCGAACCTGGGATCCTGGATCCATCTCCCCGGCTTCCCGGG GGCAAGTGCTGGCGCTGGTGCTGGTGGCCGCTCTGTGGGGTGGCACACAGCCGCTGCTGAAGCGGGCCTCCTCCCGCCTGCAGCAGGTTCATGAGAGGACCTGGGTCCAGCAGTTGCTGCAGGAAATGAAGACCCTCTTCTTGAATACTGAG tACCTGATGCCATTTTTCCTCAACCAGTGTGGCTCCCTTCTCTACTACCTCACCTTGGCATCAACAG ATCTGACCCTCGCGGTACCCATCAGTAACTCTCTGGCCATCGTCTTTACACTGATTGTTGGGAAGGCCCTTGGAGAAGATATTGGTGGAAAAC GAGCATTCACAGGCATGGTGCTCACCGCGGCAGGAATTACTCTCTGCATCACAAGCTCAGTGAACAAGACTCAGGGGCAATCGTCTACGCTTTGA
- the TMEM234 gene encoding transmembrane protein 234 isoform X1, with protein sequence MAATLGQVLALVLVAALWGGTQPLLKRASSRLQQVHERTWVQQLLQEMKTLFLNTEYLMPFFLNQCGSLLYYLTLASTDLTLAVPISNSLAIVFTLIVGKALGEDIGGKRAFTGMVLTAAGITLCITSSVNKTQGQSSTL encoded by the exons ATGGCGGCGACCCTGG GGCAAGTGCTGGCGCTGGTGCTGGTGGCCGCTCTGTGGGGTGGCACACAGCCGCTGCTGAAGCGGGCCTCCTCCCGCCTGCAGCAGGTTCATGAGAGGACCTGGGTCCAGCAGTTGCTGCAGGAAATGAAGACCCTCTTCTTGAATACTGAG tACCTGATGCCATTTTTCCTCAACCAGTGTGGCTCCCTTCTCTACTACCTCACCTTGGCATCAACAG ATCTGACCCTCGCGGTACCCATCAGTAACTCTCTGGCCATCGTCTTTACACTGATTGTTGGGAAGGCCCTTGGAGAAGATATTGGTGGAAAAC GAGCATTCACAGGCATGGTGCTCACCGCGGCAGGAATTACTCTCTGCATCACAAGCTCAGTGAACAAGACTCAGGGGCAATCGTCTACGCTTTGA
- the TMEM234 gene encoding transmembrane protein 234 isoform X2, which yields MAATLGQVLALVLVAALWGGTQPLLKRASSRLQQVHERTWVQQLLQEMKTLFLNTEYLMPFFLNQCGSLLYYLTLASTDLTLAVPISNSLAIVFTLIVGKALGEDIGGKLSNVS from the exons ATGGCGGCGACCCTGG GGCAAGTGCTGGCGCTGGTGCTGGTGGCCGCTCTGTGGGGTGGCACACAGCCGCTGCTGAAGCGGGCCTCCTCCCGCCTGCAGCAGGTTCATGAGAGGACCTGGGTCCAGCAGTTGCTGCAGGAAATGAAGACCCTCTTCTTGAATACTGAG tACCTGATGCCATTTTTCCTCAACCAGTGTGGCTCCCTTCTCTACTACCTCACCTTGGCATCAACAG ATCTGACCCTCGCGGTACCCATCAGTAACTCTCTGGCCATCGTCTTTACACTGATTGTTGGGAAGGCCCTTGGAGAAGATATTGGTGGAAAAC
- the EIF3I gene encoding eukaryotic translation initiation factor 3 subunit I, which translates to MVEMEKEMSSGRGSESRVKGGAAYPGSPPWQHRPSALPGKKGRRPVIRKWRQTLFRFYSRCRLPSVFAGMKPILLQGHERSITQIKYNREGDLLFTVAKDPIVNVWYSVNGERLGTYMGHTGAVWCVDADWDTKHVLTGSADNSCRLWDCETGKQLALLKTNSAVRTCGFDFGGNIIMFSTDKQMGYQCFVSFFDLRDPSQIDSNEPYMKIPCNDSKITSAVWGPLGECIIAGHEGGELNQYSAKSGEVLVNVKEHSRQINDIQLSRDMTMFVTASKDNTAKLFDSTTLEHQKTFRTERPVNSAALSPNYDHVVLGGGQEAMDVTTTSTRIGKFEARFFHLAFEEEFGRVKGHFGPINSVAFHPDGKSYSSGGEDGYVRIHYFDPQYFEFEFEA; encoded by the exons ATGGTGGAAATGGAGAAGGAGATGAGCTCCGGAAGAGGGTCTGAAAGCCGAGTGAAGGGCGGGGCCGCCTACCCAGGGTCGCCGCCATGGCAACACCGCCCCTCTGCACTTCCGGGAAAGAAAGGGCGGAGACCCGTAATCCGGAAGTGGCGTCAAACCCTCTTCCGCTTCTACTCACGTTGCCGCCTTCCCAGCGTTTTCGCCGGTATG AAGCCGATTCTGCTGCAGGGCCATGAGCGGTCCATTACGCAGATTAAGTACAACCGCGAGGGAGACCTCCTCTTCACGGTGGCCAAGGACCCT ATTGTCAATGTATGGTACTCTGTGAATGGTGAGAGGCTGGGCACCTACATGGGCCATACCGGCGCTGTGTGGTGTGTGGACGCTGACT GGGACACCAAGCATGTCCTCACCGGCTCAGCTGACAACAGCTGTCGTCTCTGGGATTGTGAAACAG GGAAACAGTTGGCCCTCCTCAAGACCAACTCAGCAGTTCGGACCTGTGGCTTTGACTTTGGGGGCAACATCATCATGTTCTCCACGGACAAGCAGATGGGCTACCAGTGCTTCGTGAGCTTCTTTGATCTCCGGGACCCAAGCCAGATTG ACAGCAACGAGCCTTACATGAAGATCCCCTGCAATGACTCCAAGATCACCAGTGCTGTTTGGGGACCCTTGGGAGAGTGCATCATTGCGGGCCATGAGGGTGGAGAGCTCAACCAGTATAGTGCCAAG TCTGGAGAGGTGTTGGTGAATGTTAAGGAGCACTCCCGGCAGATCAATGACATCCAGTTATCCCGGGACATGACCATGTTTGTCACTGCATCCAAGGACAACACAGCCAAG CTCTTTGACTCCACAACCCTGGAACACCAGAAGACTTTCCGCACAGAACGTCCCGTCAACTCAGCTGCCCTCTCTCCCAACTATGACCAT GTGGTGCTAGGCGGTGGTCAGGAAGCCATGGATGTAACCACTACCTCCACCAGGATTGGCAAGTTCGAGGCCAG GTTCTTCCATTTGGCCTTTGAAGAAGAATTCGGAAGAGTCAAGGGTCACTTCGGACCTATCAACAGCGTTGCCTTCCATCCTGATGGCAAAAG CTACAGCAGCGGTGGGGAAGACGGTTATGTCCGCATCCACTACTTCGACCCGCAGTACTTTGAATTTGAGTTTGAGGCTTAA